A single genomic interval of Cucumis sativus cultivar 9930 chromosome 7, Cucumber_9930_V3, whole genome shotgun sequence harbors:
- the LOC101207751 gene encoding uncharacterized protein LOC101207751 → MDAKSLAKSKRAHSQHHTKKYHSNHKQKPFNGTTNESLKNPLPNDNLPSNWDRYGQNTSTAEATPAPLPDVILPKSKGADYRHLIAEARSQMQSCTSTDVFPSLDDVFPGELSGGGSAMLAARGEGLLSWVEDDSFIVDETATSIPEASFLSLNLHMLADQLQKLNVAQRLFIEEDILPSELMQPSECQEAERNIDSSVTEKGNVEDRVQDAIVASSSSYFGSNQQDPTFNPSPTLSNQVQYNACPIELEISSQTKDPKYTDQANTKFTTENSNKKLTKLEATTAEAELDMLLNSFSDTIDLGTTAASSSSRIDEVSKPSFHLPNKGPYSTKKPPIASELDDALDELLQDTSYLTSHIEKPINTHIQSLSLHSGTNSIAKDDFDSWIDSI, encoded by the exons ATGGATGCAAAAAGTTTAGCCAAATCTAAGAGAGCTCACTCTCAACACCATACCAAGAAGTACCATTCCAATCACAAACAGAAACCCTTCAATGGCACCACCAATGAATCTCTCAAAAACCCGCTTCCCAACGATAATCTTCCTTCAAATTGGGATCGTTACGGCCAAAATACTTCCACCGCTGAGGCTACGCCAGCGCCGCTTCCCGATGTTATTTTGCCCAAGAGCAAAGGGGCTGATTACCGCCACCTCATTGCCGAGGCTCGATCGCAGATGCAGTCGTGTACTTCTACGGATGTTTTTCCGTCTTTGGATGATGTTTTCCCGG GTGAGTTGAGTGGTGGAGGATCTGCTATGCTTGCAGCAAGGGGGGAAGGCCTCTTGTCTTGGGTTGAAGATGATAGTTTCATTGTGGATGAAACAGCCACTTCAATTCCTGAG gcatcatttctttcattaaaTCTGCATATGTTAGCAGATCAACTACAGAAATTAAACGTAGCACAAAGGCTCTTTATTGAGGAGGATATATTACCATCAGAACTG ATGCAACCATCTGAGTGTCAAGAGGCAGAAAGAAATATTGATTCATCAGTCACTGAGAAAGGAAATGTCGAAGACAGAGTTCAGGATGCGATCGTTGCTTCTTCATCTAGCTACTTTGGAAGTAACCAGCAAGATCCAACCTTCAATCCATCACCAACTTTGTCAAATCAGGTCCAATATAATGCCTGTCCAATTGAGTTGGAAATATCCAGCCAAACTAAGGATCCAAAGTACACAGACCAAGCTAACACAAAGTTCACAActgaaaattcaaacaaaaaactcaCGAAGCTTGAAGCAACAACTGCAGAAGCCGAATTGGATATGCTTCTGAACTCATTCAGTGATACAATAGACCTGGGCACCACCGCTGCAAGTAGCTCGTCCCGCATAGATGAAGTGTCTAAACCTTCTTTTCACCTTCCAAATAAAGGTCCATATTCAACAAAGAAGCCACCCATTGCTTCAGAACTTGATGATGCGTTGGATGAATTGCTTCAAGATACATCCTATCTAACATCCCATATAGAAAAGCCTATCAACACTCATATCCAATCTCTTTCACTCCATTCTGGAACCAACTCCATTGCCAAGGATGATTTTGATTCTTGGattgattcaatttga
- the LOC101206457 gene encoding fasciclin-like arabinogalactan protein 13, whose translation MASAALLLLLLPFALFCQTLAQTPAAPGPSPPGPINLTGILSEGGQFSTFIRLLNESRLITQLDNQLNNSQGGGLTILAPTDNGFNSLRPGALNALDDQQKSQLLLYHVLPKFYTLIELQTVSNPVRTQAGDWGLNFTGQANSNQVNVSTGIITAPINNKLREQSPLSIFVVDQVLLPDALFGNHTAAPPKAPAPGTDKAPVDGETPPKSDAAKPPANDKSAVTKNGVGLGLILSFGLIVISVVS comes from the exons GCTCTCTTCTGCCAAACTCTTGCCCAAACTCCGGCTGCACCGGGTCCATCTCCTCCTGGACCCATCAACTTAACCGGCATTTTGTCCGAAGGCGGCCAATTCAGTACCTTCATCCGTTTGCTGAATGAAAGTAGATTAATTACTCAGCTTGATAATCAGCTCAACAATTCTCAAGGGGGAGGATTGACCATTCTTGCTCCAACTGATAATGGCTTCAATTCCCTTAGACCCGGCGCCCTCAACGCCCTTGACGACCAGCAGAAGAGCCAGCTTCTCCTTTACCACGTCTTGCCTAag TTCTACACTTTGATCGAGCTGCAAACAGTCAGTAATCCAGTGAGGACTCAAGCTGGAGATTGGGGGCTAAATTTCACTGGCCAAGCAAACTCGAACCAAGTCAACGTTTCCACCGGTATTATCACAGCGCCAATCAACAATAAGCTCAGAGAGCAATCTCCATTGTCTATTTTTGTGGTAGACCAAGTTTTATTGCCAGATGCTCTTTTTGGGAACCACACTGCTGCACCTCCTAAAGCTCCAGCTCCAGGGACCGATAAGGCACCTGTCGACGGCGAAACACCGCCAAAATCCGATGCTGCAAAGCCACCAGCTAACGATAAGAGTGCAGTTACCAAAAATGGTGTTGGATTGggtttaattttgagttttggttTGATTGTGATTAGTGTTGTTTCTTAA